Proteins encoded within one genomic window of Pedobacter africanus:
- the pgi gene encoding glucose-6-phosphate isomerase — MLPTINFTETAAYKYLADHFIDINKKNLKELFAEDESRFEKFSLLFEDILVDYSKNRIDDTTIALLIQLARECKLDEAIKAMFSGEQINQTEGRPVLHIALRNQSNNAILVEGKDVMPEVNRVLSKMEKFSSQVISGSWKGYTGKAITNVVNIGIGGSDLGPVMVTEALKAYKNHLHMHFVSNIDGTHIAETLKKVNPETTLFLIASKTFTTQETMTNANTAREWFLQNGAKKEDIAKHFAALSTNAKDVSAFGIDTENMFEFWDWVGGRYSLWSAIGLPIALSIGYDNFKQLLAGAHAADEHFENAEFEINIPVILALIGVWYINFFDAETQAILPYDQYMHRFAAYFQQGDMESNGKHVDRNGNDVSYETGPVIWGEPGTNGQHAFYQLIHQGTRIIPCDFIAPAQSLNPIGNHHPILLSNFFAQTEALMNGKTIEQVKEELKKEGKTDQEIEKLAPFKVFEGNRPTNSILLKKVTPFSLGSLIAMYEHKIFVQGIIWNIFSFDQWGVELGKQLAKSILPELNDDKEVATHDGSTNGLINQYKSWR, encoded by the coding sequence ATGCTTCCTACAATAAATTTCACAGAAACCGCTGCGTATAAGTACCTTGCCGATCACTTCATCGACATCAATAAGAAAAACCTGAAAGAGCTTTTTGCAGAAGATGAATCCCGCTTTGAGAAATTTTCCCTGCTGTTCGAGGATATCCTGGTGGACTATTCTAAAAACAGGATTGACGATACCACCATTGCTTTACTTATCCAGCTTGCACGGGAATGTAAGTTAGACGAAGCTATTAAAGCCATGTTTAGTGGCGAGCAAATCAACCAGACGGAAGGCCGCCCGGTACTGCACATCGCCCTGCGCAACCAAAGCAACAATGCCATCCTGGTAGAGGGAAAAGATGTGATGCCGGAAGTAAACCGGGTGCTCAGCAAAATGGAAAAATTTAGCAGCCAGGTTATCTCCGGAAGCTGGAAGGGATATACCGGCAAAGCCATTACTAATGTGGTAAACATTGGTATCGGCGGCTCTGACCTGGGCCCTGTAATGGTAACGGAAGCCCTAAAAGCTTATAAAAACCATCTCCATATGCATTTCGTTTCCAACATTGATGGAACACACATTGCAGAGACCCTTAAAAAAGTAAACCCTGAAACTACTTTATTCCTGATCGCTTCCAAAACTTTCACTACACAGGAAACTATGACCAATGCCAATACGGCACGCGAATGGTTCCTGCAGAATGGAGCTAAAAAGGAAGACATCGCCAAACACTTCGCTGCCCTGTCTACCAATGCAAAAGACGTTTCGGCTTTTGGTATTGACACGGAGAACATGTTCGAATTCTGGGACTGGGTTGGCGGCAGGTATTCTTTGTGGAGTGCCATAGGCCTCCCTATTGCGTTAAGCATCGGCTATGATAATTTTAAACAGCTGCTGGCAGGGGCACATGCCGCCGATGAGCATTTTGAAAACGCTGAATTTGAGATCAACATCCCAGTTATCCTGGCACTTATAGGCGTGTGGTACATCAACTTCTTTGACGCAGAAACGCAGGCCATTTTACCGTACGATCAATATATGCACCGTTTTGCGGCCTATTTCCAGCAAGGTGATATGGAGAGTAACGGCAAGCATGTAGACCGCAATGGAAATGACGTAAGTTATGAAACAGGCCCGGTCATCTGGGGCGAACCTGGAACAAATGGACAACATGCATTTTACCAGCTCATACACCAGGGAACCCGAATTATCCCTTGCGACTTTATTGCGCCGGCACAAAGTCTAAACCCTATTGGCAACCACCATCCTATCCTGTTATCCAATTTCTTTGCACAAACCGAAGCCTTAATGAATGGCAAAACCATTGAACAGGTAAAGGAAGAGCTTAAAAAAGAAGGAAAAACAGATCAGGAGATTGAAAAACTTGCGCCATTCAAGGTATTCGAGGGAAACAGGCCTACCAACTCCATATTGCTGAAAAAAGTTACTCCATTTAGCCTCGGCAGTCTTATTGCTATGTACGAGCATAAGATATTTGTGCAGGGCATCATCTGGAACATCTTCAGTTTTGACCAATGGGGCGTGGAGCTGGGCAAACAGCTTGCGAAAAGCATTTTGCCAGAACTTAATGACGATAAAGAGGTGGCTACACATGACGGATCGACCAATGGCCTGATCAATCAGTACAAAAGCTGGAGATAG